TTCTAAATTGCTCAAGACCTGCTTTAATTGCTTTTCGTACCCTAACCGAATAATTTCATTGCTGATGTCTATCAGATTCCCATCCCGCACCATAAGAAGCGTTCTTTTGTTGATCAACCAAGATTCGATGCAGTCCGGGCTTTTTTGCACCTTGCGGCTTATGCCTTCGATCTCTCGATGTAAGTCCTCTTTCCCCTCGTACGTCTCCGTTGCATTCTGGTACTCGCCAAGCACACCGACGAACACGCCCGAATGATTATGCAGCTCCCAATCGTAATAAAACTCCTGAATATCCATTCCGATCAGCAGCAACAAATAGGCTTTGATCTCGGGAATGATCGAATGCATTACGAATTCCCTAGTATGTTGAATCGAATCGGTTTGCCCTTGCTTAAGGAGAATCTTTTCGGTAGGCGTCATGAAGTTCCGCAAATAAATGACAATGAACGGATGATATACGCTCACATAGATGGATTGCGGTCCCTTCCCGAAGGCGTCCCTCAGCAATTTGCCGACATGACTCGCAATTTCGTTCTGGTATTGGTTGTCGTTAGTGTTCAAAACATTCATCCTCAGTCTAGGTAAACGGTCTATGCTTTACCCCGTTTTTTAGGATCGCCTCAAAACTTTACACACGCGCTCGATCGGGACATCCTTAAAAGGGGGGGCTCGGATACAAAATAAAATAGCCTAAATAAAAATAGCCTAAATAAAAAGCTGCAGCGGCAACTTTTTATTTAGGCTTATGTCCAGCTCTATCTCTGGTCCATTACTGCCAACCTATATTAAAAGTCTTGTTAATAAGTCAAAGGGAGGATCCCCTATCTCTTAAATATAAGGCAAAAGCGTCAAATCTTCCACCCAATACTTATTTTAATAATTATTTATAGATTTAGCAAGTTTAAAACTTTGGAATGAATGGTTGGCCGCTACACCCATTTTGCATATTCCTCTAGCGCCTGCTGCAATGTCCCCCTCGTCTCTACTTTCTCGTACAGCGGGACTCCTAATTCCACCATCGTATTGGTGATTTCCGGACGGATCCCGGTGACGATCGCTTTGCAGCCTTGAATGGCGATGCCGTTCACGATTCGAAACAGATGCGACACAATCGCCGTATCCATATAGGCCACACCGGACAAATCGATAATAATTTGTTTGATCCGCAATTGGTAAATTTGGATCAGGACGTTCTCTTGTATTTTCCTGGCGCGGAGCGTATCCAGCGTTCCGACGATCGGCAGGATCGCTATGCTGTCGGACAAGGGAATGACGGGCACGGATAAATCCTCGATCACCTCGCGCTGCGACAGCAAGATTTCATTCTTGTACTCCGAATAACTGGAAGCGAAATGCTTTAAATAAGAATCCAGATTGAAATTGACCTGCCGCTCCAATTCGAAGAAATCTCTTTGCGTTTGTTCGACATTGCTATAGTAGTTGAATAAGAAATCCCAATACAATTTCCGAAGCATCTGGAACCATTCCAGCTTTAAGATTAAATCCAAGTTCAGCTTCGCCCAATTCCGCCCGTGCTCCTTCGCGTGCATAATGAGGCCGTGTTCGTTCCGTTCATTGAGCAAATGGACCACTTTGTGCGCGGAATCCAAGATAAATTCAGGCTCTAGACCGGCCGCGGCTTTGACGGATTCGAACAGGTCCTTCCCTTGCGAAATCAGCAATTCATGAAACTTGTCCCGATTCAGCATATAGTATTGCGTAAAATCTTGACTCTCGACGTAGTTCAGCTGCATTGTGACCACTCCTAGATGATTGTTGTTATGAATCGGGAAATGAATCGAAAACTCCGTACCGACTCCGACCTCGCTTCGGACACGGATCGTCCCGCCATGTTCGTAGATCGCCGAAAACACTTGCGTCAATCCCATTCCCGTCCCTTCCGTCTTGGACGTATAGAACGGGGTGCCCAGCAACCCTAGCTTATCTTGGGGGATTCCTACCCCGGTGTCCGACACCTTGACGACTAATCTATTGTTCAATTTGTAATGACTAATCGTGATGGCGCCCTTATCGGATATCGCTTCGAACGCATTTTTCAACAGGTTGAAGAACGCCTTCTTTAGCTGATTTCTCCTTCCGTACACTCTTGCGTCCGTGTCCGAAAATTGTTTCTTAATCGTAACTTGGTAGGATCTCTCTTGGAAGAGATACAAGATAGACTCCAATTCGGAGCACAGATTGATAGAGTCGTAAGGTTCGTTTTCCAAATCAGGTTTGGATACATGGAGTAAATTCTCCAATGTCGTGAGTGCGTTTTCCAGCTCCGTGTATGCAAAATCGATGTATTTGTGCGGCGATTCCGTTCTGAGCATTTGAAGGAAACCCTTCACGGCCGTTAAAGGATTTTTCACCTCATGGGCGATGCCCGCCGCAATCTGACCGATCGAAGCTAGGCGATCTAACGTGAGGTCGGATTCGGTTTCCCTCTTTCCATTGGATGCAGACAATTTTCGTACCTTCTTTCGATGTAGTGATCTGGAATTCATCCATCATTCGTTTCGCGCCCGCAAGACCTAATCCCAACCCGCGGCGATGGGCGACGTGCTCGCCCCTCAAGATGCGATCCACATCGGGAATCCCGCCTCCGCGATCCTCAATGGAGATGCGCAAGGCCCCCTCGGCCGTAATCTCACACGAAAAATCCCCCCCGGAATCGGTATGATCTAATATATTTCGGGTTAATTCCGATACCGCAACGATCACTTTCTGCTGGTTCATCTCCGAAAACGATAGCTGATCCATCAATGCCCTGACCTTACGCAGCGCTAAATAAATATCTTGCTCCGAATGAATTCGAACGAAGCAGCTCGACATGGCGCGGCTCGATCCCTCCGATTCAAGCGAATTCCATGGAAAAAAGCCTAAACAAAAGCCGCTTGTCGCAGCTCTCATTTAGGCTTATGTCCAGCGCTGT
Above is a window of Paenibacillus sp. DNA encoding:
- a CDS encoding DUF2294 domain-containing protein gives rise to the protein MNTNDNQYQNEIASHVGKLLRDAFGKGPQSIYVSVYHPFIVIYLRNFMTPTEKILLKQGQTDSIQHTREFVMHSIIPEIKAYLLLLIGMDIQEFYYDWELHNHSGVFVGVLGEYQNATETYEGKEDLHREIEGISRKVQKSPDCIESWLINKRTLLMVRDGNLIDISNEIIRLGYEKQLKQVLSNLEKRYIRNNLHLQTILNTSIVDVFSDWDFGRDRSINVFILHPKA
- a CDS encoding ATP-binding protein, whose product is MYLFQERSYQVTIKKQFSDTDARVYGRRNQLKKAFFNLLKNAFEAISDKGAITISHYKLNNRLVVKVSDTGVGIPQDKLGLLGTPFYTSKTEGTGMGLTQVFSAIYEHGGTIRVRSEVGVGTEFSIHFPIHNNNHLGVVTMQLNYVESQDFTQYYMLNRDKFHELLISQGKDLFESVKAAAGLEPEFILDSAHKVVHLLNERNEHGLIMHAKEHGRNWAKLNLDLILKLEWFQMLRKLYWDFLFNYYSNVEQTQRDFFELERQVNFNLDSYLKHFASSYSEYKNEILLSQREVIEDLSVPVIPLSDSIAILPIVGTLDTLRARKIQENVLIQIYQLRIKQIIIDLSGVAYMDTAIVSHLFRIVNGIAIQGCKAIVTGIRPEITNTMVELGVPLYEKVETRGTLQQALEEYAKWV
- a CDS encoding ATP-binding protein, yielding MRAATSGFCLGFFPWNSLESEGSSRAMSSCFVRIHSEQDIYLALRKVRALMDQLSFSEMNQQKVIVAVSELTRNILDHTDSGGDFSCEITAEGALRISIEDRGGGIPDVDRILRGEHVAHRRGLGLGLAGAKRMMDEFQITTSKEGTKIVCIQWKEGNRIRPHVRSPSFDRSDCGGHRP